One Actinoplanes missouriensis 431 DNA segment encodes these proteins:
- a CDS encoding NADP-dependent oxidoreductase, whose product MRAVSYSQFGGPEVLQVAEAPVPQPGPGQVRVRVAASSLHPVDLMVRSGTFPAPLPTELPYTPGWDVAGSVDATGPGAEQAFAAGDEVIGFSPWLRTTAGAHAEYVVLDASSLTAAPAGVPATEAATLPANGLAAAQALDLLALPAGSSVLVTGAAGQVGGFVLALARAAGLHATGLAGDGDREFVESLGAAFLSRAEEPEGTFDAVVDLAVIGSSLLDLVRDGGGYVAASPPLRPEPVRGIRTVALEVESDGSRLADLVALVGSGDIPLRVAGVYTFAEAAAAHERLARGGVRGGVVLIP is encoded by the coding sequence ATGCGCGCGGTCAGCTACTCACAGTTCGGTGGGCCCGAGGTTCTGCAGGTGGCCGAGGCGCCGGTGCCCCAACCCGGGCCGGGGCAGGTGCGGGTGCGGGTCGCCGCCTCCTCGCTGCACCCGGTCGACCTGATGGTCCGCTCCGGGACGTTCCCGGCGCCGCTGCCGACCGAACTCCCCTACACCCCCGGCTGGGATGTCGCGGGCAGCGTCGACGCGACAGGTCCCGGGGCGGAGCAGGCGTTCGCGGCCGGGGACGAGGTCATCGGCTTCTCGCCGTGGCTGCGGACGACGGCGGGCGCCCACGCCGAGTACGTCGTGCTCGACGCCTCGTCGCTGACCGCCGCTCCCGCCGGTGTCCCCGCCACCGAGGCGGCCACCCTGCCGGCCAACGGCCTCGCCGCGGCACAGGCCCTCGACCTGCTCGCCCTCCCGGCCGGCTCGTCGGTGCTGGTCACCGGCGCGGCCGGGCAGGTCGGCGGGTTCGTGCTGGCGCTGGCCCGGGCGGCCGGGCTGCACGCCACCGGGCTCGCCGGGGACGGCGACCGGGAGTTCGTCGAGTCGCTCGGCGCGGCGTTCCTGTCCCGCGCCGAGGAGCCGGAGGGCACGTTCGACGCGGTCGTCGACCTCGCGGTGATCGGTTCGTCGCTTCTGGATCTGGTACGGGACGGAGGCGGTTACGTGGCCGCCTCTCCCCCGCTGCGCCCGGAGCCGGTCCGGGGCATCCGGACAGTCGCGCTGGAGGTCGAGTCGGACGGCAGCCGGCTGGCCGATCTCGTCGCGCTGGTCGGCAGCGGCGACATCCCGTTGCGGGTGGCCGGCGTCTACACGTTCGCCGAGGCGGCGGCCGCCCACGAGCGGCTCGCCCGGGGCGGCGTCCGCGGCGGCGTGGTCCTGATCCCCTGA
- a CDS encoding DUF1684 domain-containing protein yields MTSLWQQQWDEWHAAHEKRRADPHGFLAITGLHWLTAEPQRFPDAPGSWSTGESGVTVSLEPGEELLVDGSPVTGTHQFAPIPERGDVTVGWGDAVIEIARRGGFDVVRPRHPSSPVLAAYTGTPAYPADEKWVVSGKFAAYDAPRPTPVGSVAEGIEHVYESPGVVEFEIGGVPLSLIVFNGSTPGSLFALFTDATSGLTTYAANRSLFIAPPGPDGSVTLDFNRATNLPCAYTEFATCPLPPAGNKLPVAVEAGELKPR; encoded by the coding sequence ATGACGAGCTTGTGGCAGCAGCAGTGGGACGAGTGGCACGCGGCGCACGAGAAACGGCGAGCCGATCCGCACGGGTTCCTGGCGATCACCGGGCTGCACTGGCTGACCGCGGAGCCGCAGCGGTTCCCGGATGCTCCGGGGTCGTGGAGCACCGGCGAGTCCGGGGTCACGGTCTCCTTGGAGCCGGGCGAGGAGCTCCTCGTCGACGGATCTCCGGTGACCGGAACTCATCAGTTCGCGCCCATTCCGGAGCGCGGCGATGTGACCGTGGGATGGGGCGACGCGGTCATCGAGATCGCCCGGCGCGGTGGGTTCGACGTGGTGCGGCCGCGTCACCCGTCCAGTCCGGTGCTGGCGGCATACACCGGGACGCCCGCTTACCCGGCAGACGAGAAATGGGTCGTCTCCGGAAAATTCGCGGCTTACGACGCACCGCGGCCGACACCCGTGGGGTCGGTGGCCGAGGGGATCGAGCACGTCTACGAGTCCCCCGGCGTCGTGGAGTTCGAGATCGGCGGCGTGCCGCTGTCGCTGATCGTCTTCAACGGGTCCACGCCCGGCTCGCTGTTCGCGCTCTTCACCGACGCCACGTCCGGCCTCACCACGTACGCCGCGAACCGCAGCCTGTTCATCGCGCCGCCCGGACCGGACGGCTCGGTGACGCTGGACTTCAACCGGGCCACCAACCTGCCGTGCGCGTACACCGAGTTCGCGACGTGCCCGCTCCCACCGGCCGGCAACAAGCTCCCGGTCGCCGTCGAGGCGGGTGAGCTGAAGCCGCGCTAG
- a CDS encoding MFS transporter — protein MDHLTGRQRWAALIALSLGGVAIGLTEFVAMGLLPDMARALLPEAWARSNADAVAQAGWVITAYALGVVVGAPLIAALSARMPRKRLVLSLLVLFAVGTFASAVAPNFELVLVARFVAALPHGAYFGAAGLLAASLMGPGNEARGYAMVLGGLTISNVVGVPLITHLGQSAGWRIAYSVIAVVFLLTLLAVSLTVPDSPAKEGGSPAAELRSLKKPQVWLVAVTAAVGFAGFFAVNTYIAPVTTEVTGLSEGAVPWVLAVFGLGMTAGNFLGGAFADRNLRLATTAGFAGVIVSTVFFAVFAPTTVGLFAGAFLTGATCIFLGPALQARLITVAPEAQLMGAAVNQSAMNLANSLGAALGGLVIARGYGYLAPAWTGVALAVAGLALAGTSFALDRRSQPREVPAGNR, from the coding sequence GTGGATCACCTGACTGGGCGTCAACGCTGGGCTGCACTGATCGCGCTCTCCCTGGGTGGCGTCGCGATCGGGCTGACCGAGTTCGTGGCGATGGGACTGCTGCCCGACATGGCCCGGGCGCTGCTGCCCGAGGCGTGGGCGCGGTCGAACGCGGACGCCGTCGCTCAGGCCGGGTGGGTGATCACGGCGTACGCGCTGGGGGTGGTCGTGGGCGCGCCCCTGATCGCCGCGCTCTCCGCCCGGATGCCGCGCAAGCGGCTGGTCCTGTCGCTGCTGGTGCTGTTCGCGGTGGGCACGTTCGCGTCGGCGGTGGCGCCGAACTTCGAGCTGGTGCTGGTGGCGCGGTTCGTCGCGGCGCTGCCGCACGGCGCGTACTTCGGCGCGGCCGGTCTGCTCGCGGCGAGCCTGATGGGGCCGGGCAACGAGGCGCGCGGCTATGCGATGGTGCTCGGCGGGCTCACCATCTCGAACGTGGTCGGGGTTCCGCTGATCACGCACCTCGGGCAGTCGGCGGGCTGGCGGATCGCCTATTCGGTGATCGCGGTGGTCTTCCTGCTCACCCTGCTCGCGGTCTCGCTGACGGTGCCGGACTCCCCGGCGAAGGAGGGCGGCTCACCCGCCGCCGAGCTGCGGTCGCTGAAGAAACCGCAGGTGTGGCTGGTGGCGGTGACCGCGGCGGTCGGGTTCGCCGGGTTCTTCGCGGTGAACACCTACATCGCTCCGGTGACGACCGAGGTGACCGGGCTGTCGGAGGGCGCGGTGCCGTGGGTGCTCGCCGTCTTCGGCCTCGGCATGACGGCCGGCAACTTCCTCGGCGGCGCGTTCGCCGACCGGAACCTGCGTCTCGCGACGACCGCCGGGTTCGCCGGGGTGATCGTGTCGACGGTGTTCTTCGCGGTGTTCGCGCCGACCACCGTAGGCCTCTTCGCCGGCGCGTTCCTGACCGGCGCGACGTGCATCTTCCTCGGCCCGGCGCTGCAGGCCCGGCTGATCACCGTCGCGCCCGAGGCCCAGCTGATGGGTGCCGCCGTCAACCAGAGCGCGATGAACCTGGCCAACAGCCTGGGTGCCGCGCTCGGCGGTCTGGTCATCGCCCGGGGGTACGGCTATCTCGCGCCCGCCTGGACCGGCGTCGCCCTGGCGGTGGCGGGCCTGGCCCTCGCCGGCACGAGTTTCGCCCTGGACCGCAGGTCGCAGCCGCGTGAGGTGCCCGCCGGAAATCGATGA
- a CDS encoding DNA-processing protein DprA: MDPTALSSAHLTSMIGGMLEDDRSEVAALVALLQQPGARWPEITADVLAAGSALPVLSRTLGGTGTLFPDLAAVDAALEAAAADLRSWQADGIGVHTLFDDAYPARLRDIWQMPPIVFTRGSLAEDRRAVAVVGTRQPTDRGLATAESVASALADAGVTVVSGLAMGIDTAAHTAALRAGGRTVAVIGTGVNRYYPALNRELQDRIVDEGLVLSQFWPDAGPTKHSFPMRNAVMSGYAAATVVVEAAHQSGARIQARLALEHGRPVVLTDSLLVHDWARDYAKRPGVVVVSGAADLIAAVDEIVRQIPDAKSALEGLPRFANL, encoded by the coding sequence ATGGATCCCACGGCGCTGTCGTCCGCGCACCTCACTTCTATGATCGGCGGCATGCTGGAAGACGACAGGTCGGAGGTGGCGGCACTCGTCGCGCTGCTTCAGCAGCCCGGCGCGCGATGGCCGGAGATAACGGCGGACGTCCTGGCGGCGGGCAGCGCCCTGCCCGTGCTGAGCCGGACCCTCGGCGGGACGGGGACCCTGTTTCCCGACCTTGCCGCTGTTGACGCGGCCTTGGAGGCGGCGGCGGCCGACCTGCGGTCCTGGCAAGCGGACGGCATCGGCGTTCACACGCTGTTCGACGATGCCTACCCGGCGCGACTGAGGGACATCTGGCAGATGCCCCCGATCGTCTTCACGAGGGGTTCGCTCGCGGAGGACCGCCGCGCGGTGGCAGTCGTCGGGACACGGCAGCCCACCGACCGAGGGCTCGCCACGGCGGAGTCCGTCGCGTCGGCGCTGGCGGATGCGGGCGTAACGGTCGTGTCAGGCCTCGCGATGGGGATCGACACCGCAGCGCACACGGCGGCGCTGCGCGCCGGCGGGCGGACGGTCGCCGTGATCGGCACCGGTGTCAACCGCTACTACCCGGCCCTCAACCGTGAGCTCCAGGATCGCATCGTCGATGAAGGGCTGGTCCTCAGCCAGTTCTGGCCGGATGCCGGACCCACGAAACACTCCTTCCCGATGCGGAATGCGGTCATGAGTGGCTACGCCGCTGCGACGGTCGTTGTCGAGGCGGCCCATCAGAGTGGAGCGCGCATCCAGGCGCGCCTCGCGCTGGAGCATGGCCGTCCCGTGGTTCTGACCGACTCGCTGCTGGTGCATGACTGGGCCCGCGACTACGCGAAGCGGCCGGGAGTCGTGGTCGTCAGCGGTGCCGCCGATCTCATCGCCGCCGTGGACGAGATAGTCCGGCAGATCCCTGATGCGAAAAGCGCGCTCGAAGGGCTGCCGCGCTTTGCCAACCTTTAG
- a CDS encoding M20 family metallopeptidase: METLLAAVERLIGIRSTADRPDELRRALDFVLDLVGPGFEVRRFEAGGKPSALVTTGPQTPRVILNAHLDVVPGTDAQFVPRRDGDRLYGRGTHDMKAAAVVLATVFRDCARSLPHPIALQLVTDEEVGGFDGTGHQVAQGVRADFVIIGEQSGLRIVTESKGILRVRLDASGRTAHAAYPWLGTNALVAVTEAVGRLLARYPVPPSESWTTTVNVARIQTSNIAANIVPADASALLDIRFPPSDPDLTSGDVAAYLASVAGPDVRVTVEAQGAPHAADPASAFVRRLRSAAQAQGYEGTLLRKHGAADGRFYSAHGVDAVIFGPGGDGQHGPEEYLDVRTLIPYREALMVFLRG, from the coding sequence ATGGAGACGCTTCTCGCGGCGGTGGAGCGGCTGATCGGGATCCGGTCCACCGCGGACCGGCCCGATGAGCTGCGGCGCGCCCTGGACTTCGTGCTCGACCTGGTCGGACCGGGTTTCGAGGTGCGCCGCTTCGAGGCGGGCGGCAAGCCGAGCGCCCTGGTCACCACGGGTCCGCAGACGCCCCGGGTGATCCTCAACGCGCACCTCGACGTGGTGCCGGGCACCGACGCCCAGTTCGTCCCGCGCCGCGACGGCGACCGGCTCTACGGGCGCGGAACGCACGACATGAAAGCGGCAGCCGTCGTGCTGGCGACGGTGTTCCGGGACTGCGCCCGGTCGCTGCCCCACCCGATCGCGCTGCAACTGGTCACCGACGAGGAGGTCGGCGGTTTCGACGGGACCGGCCACCAGGTCGCCCAGGGCGTCCGCGCCGACTTCGTGATCATCGGGGAGCAGAGCGGGCTGCGCATCGTCACCGAATCCAAGGGCATCCTCCGGGTGCGGCTGGACGCGTCCGGGCGGACCGCGCACGCCGCCTATCCGTGGCTGGGGACGAACGCCCTGGTCGCGGTCACCGAGGCGGTGGGGCGGCTGCTCGCCCGCTACCCCGTCCCGCCGTCCGAATCGTGGACCACCACGGTGAACGTGGCACGGATCCAGACGTCGAACATTGCCGCCAACATCGTCCCGGCCGACGCGTCGGCGCTGCTCGACATCCGGTTCCCGCCGTCCGACCCGGACCTGACCTCGGGCGACGTCGCCGCCTACCTCGCATCGGTGGCCGGGCCGGACGTGCGGGTCACCGTGGAGGCGCAGGGCGCGCCGCATGCCGCCGACCCGGCGAGCGCTTTCGTCCGCCGGTTGCGGTCCGCGGCCCAGGCACAGGGGTACGAGGGGACGCTGCTCCGCAAACACGGCGCCGCCGACGGGCGGTTCTACTCGGCGCACGGGGTGGACGCGGTCATCTTCGGTCCCGGCGGGGACGGCCAGCACGGGCCGGAGGAGTACCTGGACGTGCGCACTCTCATCCCATACCGGGAGGCTCTGATGGTTTTTCTTCGCGGGTAG
- a CDS encoding nuclear transport factor 2 family protein: MTTARDLARRSQAAAGAGDRAAWLALFADDALVEDPVGPSPLSPDGTGHRGAEAIARFYDTVIGQVEGLRFEIERSYLCGDEVADVGAIHLALPGGHSRQVHGVFTYRSDGAGRIAALRAFWEFDDPATREEKPSEPPGMG; the protein is encoded by the coding sequence GTGACGACCGCCCGTGATCTGGCCCGGCGCTCGCAGGCGGCGGCGGGCGCCGGCGACCGTGCGGCCTGGCTCGCCCTGTTCGCCGACGACGCCCTCGTGGAGGACCCGGTCGGCCCGTCGCCGCTCTCGCCCGACGGGACCGGCCATCGCGGCGCCGAGGCCATCGCCCGCTTCTACGACACCGTGATCGGCCAGGTGGAGGGCCTGCGGTTCGAGATCGAGCGCTCCTACCTCTGCGGCGACGAGGTGGCCGACGTCGGCGCCATCCACCTGGCCCTGCCCGGCGGCCATTCCCGTCAGGTCCACGGCGTCTTCACCTACCGCTCCGACGGCGCCGGCCGGATCGCGGCGTTGCGCGCCTTCTGGGAGTTCGACGACCCGGCTACCCGCGAAGAAAAACCATCAGAGCCTCCCGGTATGGGATGA
- a CDS encoding HD domain-containing protein — MTAPIITTRADVARSLADALLGEGTDRWRHSAGVAARASDLALRLGLDHDLLVSAAWLHDIGYAAPLVDTGFHPIDGARHLTSEGWPARVAGLVAYHSGARFVAEIRGLSAELAEFPDEQTVVSDALTYADQTVGPRGQQVDPEARYTEMLHRHGPCSFNARVDPVRRPHLRAIAARIDHLLAQ; from the coding sequence ATGACCGCGCCGATCATCACCACCCGCGCCGACGTGGCGCGCTCCCTCGCGGATGCTCTCCTCGGCGAGGGCACCGATCGGTGGCGGCACAGCGCCGGTGTCGCGGCCCGCGCCTCCGACCTGGCGCTGCGGCTCGGCCTCGACCACGACCTGCTGGTCTCGGCCGCGTGGCTGCACGACATCGGCTACGCGGCGCCGCTCGTCGACACCGGCTTCCATCCGATCGACGGCGCCCGGCACCTGACGAGCGAGGGCTGGCCGGCCCGGGTCGCCGGCCTGGTGGCCTACCATTCCGGCGCCCGCTTCGTCGCCGAGATCCGCGGCCTCTCCGCCGAGCTCGCCGAGTTCCCCGACGAGCAGACGGTCGTCTCCGACGCGCTGACCTACGCCGACCAGACCGTCGGCCCGCGCGGCCAGCAGGTGGATCCCGAGGCGCGCTACACGGAGATGCTGCACCGGCACGGACCGTGCTCGTTCAACGCCCGCGTCGACCCGGTCCGGCGCCCCCACCTGCGGGCGATAGCCGCCCGCATCGACCACCTGCTGGCTCAGTAG
- a CDS encoding glycoside hydrolase domain-containing protein — MLLKYRKRLLGALVVALCVAPLALVNGNAAAAATLPPQPGTFKGYGFDACTAPSSAAMKAWLTSPYRAVGIYFGGNNRGCAQPNLTASWVREQIGRGWRLIPLYVGPQATCTTTTKKNRIDNANAEIQGRAIADDAVAQAKAIGLSRESVLIYDMEAYRTNDAACRNGVLAFMKGWTARLHDHGYFSGFYSSVSSGVADQVAVYNKAGYVRPDYMDFARWDQVVTTADKVIPSSYWTPGRRMKQYRGDHKETWGGVTINIDNDYLDFARLPSAKFGDWTRNGWPDVLARTRSSGNLISYPGNGSYVSEANRTTISGGFAAMNAILRMDLNRDGYEDIVARSTAGVLYFYPGTSNGRLGTRKVLYKKFTHVRELTAIGDFNRDGYPDMLATQMSNGDVYLYPGKKGAKFGARKAVAYGNWADRSEFTGVGDYNRDGYADLLVRVTKTGALHLYPGKGNGFKTRVGIGRLTGFRDITGTGDFDRDGFTDVIAVQSSTGHLMLFRGTGKNLRAGVRLATGYQNRTPLF; from the coding sequence ATGCTCCTGAAGTACCGGAAGCGCCTCCTCGGCGCCCTGGTCGTCGCGCTCTGTGTCGCGCCGCTCGCTCTCGTGAACGGGAACGCCGCGGCCGCCGCCACCCTCCCGCCGCAACCGGGCACGTTCAAGGGCTACGGATTCGACGCCTGCACCGCGCCGTCCAGTGCCGCCATGAAAGCGTGGCTGACCTCTCCCTATCGGGCCGTCGGCATCTATTTCGGCGGCAACAACCGGGGGTGCGCGCAGCCCAATCTGACCGCTTCCTGGGTACGCGAGCAGATCGGTCGCGGATGGCGGCTCATCCCGCTGTACGTGGGACCGCAGGCCACCTGCACCACGACCACGAAGAAGAACCGCATCGACAACGCGAACGCAGAGATTCAGGGCCGTGCGATCGCCGATGACGCGGTGGCGCAGGCGAAGGCGATCGGGCTGTCCCGGGAAAGCGTGCTCATCTACGACATGGAGGCGTACCGCACGAACGACGCCGCCTGCCGTAACGGTGTTCTCGCCTTCATGAAGGGCTGGACCGCCCGGCTGCACGACCACGGCTATTTCTCCGGTTTCTACAGCAGCGTCAGTTCCGGCGTGGCCGATCAGGTGGCCGTCTACAACAAGGCCGGATACGTCCGCCCGGACTACATGGACTTCGCCCGCTGGGATCAGGTCGTCACCACCGCCGACAAGGTGATCCCGTCGTCGTACTGGACGCCGGGACGCCGGATGAAGCAGTACCGCGGTGACCACAAGGAGACGTGGGGCGGCGTCACCATCAACATCGACAACGATTATCTGGACTTCGCCCGGCTGCCGTCCGCGAAGTTCGGCGACTGGACCCGCAACGGCTGGCCGGACGTGCTGGCCCGCACCAGGTCCAGCGGAAACCTGATCAGCTACCCCGGCAACGGCTCCTACGTCTCCGAGGCGAACCGCACCACGATCTCCGGTGGTTTCGCCGCGATGAACGCCATTCTGCGGATGGACCTCAACCGCGACGGTTACGAGGACATCGTCGCCCGCAGCACGGCCGGAGTCCTCTACTTCTACCCCGGCACGAGCAACGGCCGATTGGGTACGCGCAAGGTGCTCTACAAGAAGTTCACGCACGTGCGCGAACTGACGGCCATCGGCGACTTCAACCGTGACGGTTATCCCGACATGCTCGCGACGCAGATGAGCAACGGCGACGTCTATCTCTACCCCGGCAAGAAGGGCGCGAAGTTCGGCGCCCGCAAGGCCGTCGCGTACGGCAACTGGGCGGATCGCAGCGAGTTCACCGGCGTCGGCGACTACAACCGGGACGGGTACGCCGATCTGCTGGTCCGGGTGACCAAGACCGGCGCGCTCCACCTGTACCCCGGCAAGGGGAACGGCTTCAAGACGCGGGTCGGCATCGGCCGGCTGACGGGCTTCCGGGACATCACCGGCACCGGCGACTTCGACCGTGACGGATTCACCGACGTCATCGCGGTGCAGTCCTCGACGGGCCACCTGATGCTGTTCCGCGGCACCGGGAAGAACCTGCGCGCCGGCGTCCGCCTCGCCACCGGCTACCAGAACCGCACGCCCCTTTTCTGA
- a CDS encoding SigE family RNA polymerase sigma factor has translation MRDGAEEEYVEYVTARVPVLRRLAYVLTGDGHRADDLVQQTITTLYLKWQRARAADNLDAYVRTMLIRGYVDEKRLAWSKVRLFRHLPEPEPVEETGAEDRQILRAALRRVPRQQRAVLVLRFFYDLPVDEVAGILGCTAGTVKSHTSRGLATLRRLLPPRIEVPR, from the coding sequence ATGCGCGATGGCGCGGAGGAGGAGTACGTCGAGTACGTCACGGCCCGGGTCCCCGTGCTGCGGCGGCTGGCGTACGTCCTGACCGGCGACGGGCACCGCGCCGACGACCTGGTCCAGCAGACGATCACGACGTTGTACCTGAAGTGGCAGCGGGCGCGGGCCGCCGACAACCTGGACGCCTACGTCCGCACCATGCTGATCCGCGGCTACGTCGACGAGAAGCGTCTCGCCTGGTCCAAGGTCCGGCTGTTCCGGCACCTGCCGGAGCCCGAGCCGGTCGAGGAGACCGGCGCCGAGGACCGCCAGATCCTGCGGGCCGCGCTGCGCCGGGTGCCGCGCCAGCAGCGGGCCGTGCTCGTGCTGCGCTTCTTCTACGACCTGCCGGTCGACGAGGTCGCCGGGATCCTGGGCTGCACCGCCGGAACCGTCAAGAGCCACACCTCCCGCGGGCTGGCCACGCTGCGCCGCCTGCTCCCACCCCGAATAGAGGTGCCACGATGA
- a CDS encoding aminotransferase class V-fold PLP-dependent enzyme: MSVSLDIVGDDLKVALPTGETVRFAHLDYAASAPCVSAAAEAVADLLPRYGSVHRGTGVRSQSSTIAYELARDVVAEFVGAGPEHEVIFTRNTTDAFNLLARCLPAGTTTIVFDGEHHANLLPWPNPVRLPAPSSPAEALRSLEQALRNTTGDVLVTVTGASNVTGEIWPVRQIAGLAHHYGARVAVDAAQLAPHRPVDLTELQADYLAFSGHKLYAPFGAGVLAGRWDWLDAAPPYLAGGGASAAVGDRPGELDWATGPARHEGGTPNLLGAVAVAAVCEALTAADRDVLAAQEELLLDRLRAGLATIPGVTEVSLFGPKHPRVGIVSLAFADEDPADVALRLGRDHGIGVRAGQFCAHPLVRRLTGRAETADCGTATGLLRISFGLGSTTDDVDRVLAALRNT; the protein is encoded by the coding sequence ATGTCCGTGTCCCTTGACATCGTCGGCGACGACCTGAAGGTCGCGCTCCCCACCGGCGAGACGGTCCGTTTCGCCCATCTCGACTACGCCGCCTCCGCGCCCTGCGTGTCGGCCGCGGCCGAGGCGGTGGCCGATCTCCTGCCGCGCTACGGCAGCGTTCATCGAGGCACCGGGGTACGGTCCCAGTCGTCCACGATCGCCTATGAGCTGGCCCGGGACGTGGTGGCCGAGTTCGTCGGCGCCGGACCCGAACACGAGGTGATCTTCACTCGGAACACCACCGACGCGTTCAACCTGCTCGCCCGCTGCCTGCCGGCCGGCACCACGACGATCGTCTTCGACGGCGAGCACCACGCGAACCTGCTGCCCTGGCCGAACCCGGTCCGGCTGCCCGCGCCGTCGTCGCCGGCCGAGGCCCTGAGAAGCCTCGAGCAAGCCCTGAGGAACACGACGGGCGACGTCCTCGTGACCGTCACCGGCGCCAGCAACGTGACGGGCGAGATCTGGCCGGTCCGGCAGATCGCCGGCCTGGCCCACCACTACGGCGCGCGGGTGGCCGTCGACGCCGCCCAGCTGGCGCCGCATCGACCGGTGGACCTGACCGAGCTGCAGGCCGACTACCTGGCCTTCTCCGGTCACAAGCTGTACGCCCCGTTCGGCGCCGGCGTGCTGGCCGGCCGCTGGGACTGGCTGGACGCGGCACCCCCGTACCTGGCGGGTGGTGGCGCGAGCGCCGCCGTGGGCGACCGGCCCGGTGAGCTGGACTGGGCGACCGGCCCGGCCCGGCACGAGGGCGGCACCCCCAATCTGCTCGGCGCGGTCGCCGTCGCCGCGGTCTGCGAGGCCCTGACCGCCGCGGATCGTGACGTGCTCGCCGCGCAGGAGGAACTGCTGCTGGACCGGCTGCGGGCCGGGCTCGCGACGATCCCCGGCGTCACCGAGGTGAGCCTCTTCGGCCCGAAGCATCCCCGCGTCGGCATCGTGTCGCTGGCGTTCGCCGATGAGGACCCGGCGGACGTGGCGCTGCGACTCGGCCGCGACCACGGGATCGGCGTGCGTGCCGGGCAGTTCTGCGCGCACCCGCTGGTACGCCGGCTGACCGGGCGTGCCGAGACCGCGGACTGCGGCACGGCGACCGGTCTGCTGCGGATCAGTTTCGGTCTGGGCAGCACCACCGACGACGTCGATCGGGTGCTCGCGGCGCTGCGAAACACCTGA
- a CDS encoding winged helix-turn-helix transcriptional regulator, translated as MATTSAEQRRDQAKREYDAFLDACPTRELLSRLTDKWVALVIPALAGGPQRHSELAHRIAGVSQKMLTQTLRTLERDGLVTRTVTASVPVRVDYELTPLGHELFPVMLAIKAWAESHMDRVFEARAEFDARA; from the coding sequence ATGGCGACCACGTCCGCTGAGCAACGCCGTGACCAGGCGAAGCGGGAGTACGACGCGTTCCTGGACGCCTGCCCGACCCGGGAGCTTCTGAGCCGCCTCACCGACAAGTGGGTCGCCCTGGTGATCCCGGCGCTGGCCGGCGGCCCGCAGCGGCACAGCGAGCTGGCCCACCGCATCGCCGGCGTCAGCCAGAAGATGCTCACCCAGACGCTGCGGACCCTGGAGCGCGACGGCCTGGTGACCCGCACGGTGACGGCGTCGGTCCCGGTCCGCGTGGACTACGAGCTGACGCCGCTCGGGCACGAGCTGTTCCCGGTCATGCTCGCCATCAAGGCCTGGGCCGAGTCCCACATGGACCGGGTCTTCGAGGCGAGAGCCGAGTTCGACGCCCGCGCCTGA